From a region of the Chloroflexota bacterium genome:
- a CDS encoding NTP transferase domain-containing protein has translation MKAVILAAGEGSRMRPLTCTRPKVMLPIANKPILEHLLIEAIAAGISEFIFVVGYHDEAVLDYFGNGRKWNIQIDYVKQRRQLGTADALKMVADLTAGDFLLMNGDMIIGRGDIKEMAVKKDTTMAVIEVSDTRGLGVVEENKGKVVRIHEKEENPPSHLANAGLYLLTPEIFDAISRTGKSPRGEYELTDSLMLMIEAGREIACRAIGQWLDISYPWDLLTANETLMAGLEAQNSGEVEENVVVKGPVAIGKNTVVRSGSYIVGPAIIGENCDIGPSCYIRPCTAIGDGCHIGNAVGVKNCIIMKNSKLPHHNYAGDSIIGEGCNFGAGTKIANLRLDKKEVWVEGIATGRRKLGAIIGDGVETGINASINVGSMIGNGTFIGPGAVASGAILPESRIF, from the coding sequence TTGAAAGCGGTTATCCTGGCGGCAGGTGAAGGCAGCCGAATGCGACCTCTTACCTGCACCAGGCCCAAGGTAATGCTGCCCATTGCCAATAAGCCCATACTCGAGCATTTGCTCATTGAGGCGATTGCGGCCGGTATCAGCGAGTTCATCTTTGTGGTTGGCTACCATGATGAGGCGGTGCTTGATTACTTTGGCAATGGCAGGAAATGGAATATACAGATTGATTACGTAAAACAGCGGAGGCAACTGGGCACCGCAGATGCCCTGAAAATGGTGGCTGACCTGACCGCGGGCGATTTCCTGCTGATGAACGGCGACATGATTATCGGCCGCGGGGACATAAAAGAAATGGCCGTCAAAAAAGATACCACGATGGCGGTTATTGAGGTAAGTGACACACGGGGGCTGGGCGTTGTCGAGGAAAACAAAGGCAAGGTGGTTCGCATTCATGAGAAAGAGGAAAATCCTCCCTCGCACCTGGCCAATGCCGGGCTGTACCTTCTGACGCCGGAGATATTTGACGCGATATCCCGGACTGGAAAATCGCCGCGCGGCGAGTATGAGTTGACCGATTCTTTGATGTTGATGATAGAAGCAGGGCGCGAAATTGCCTGTCGTGCCATAGGCCAGTGGCTGGATATCAGCTATCCCTGGGATTTACTGACCGCAAATGAAACATTGATGGCCGGGCTGGAAGCTCAGAACTCGGGCGAGGTTGAGGAAAATGTGGTCGTGAAGGGCCCCGTTGCCATTGGCAAGAATACCGTGGTTCGTTCTGGCTCATACATCGTTGGACCGGCTATCATCGGGGAGAACTGCGATATCGGCCCCAGCTGCTACATCAGGCCCTGTACCGCTATTGGAGACGGCTGCCATATCGGCAATGCGGTGGGGGTGAAGAACTGTATCATCATGAAAAACAGCAAACTTCCCCACCATAACTATGCCGGCGATAGCATAATCGGTGAGGGATGCAATTTCGGTGCCGGCACTAAAATCGCCAACCTGCGACTGGATAAGAAGGAGGTCTGGGTTGAAGGCATCGCTACCGGCCGGCGCAAGTTAGGCGCCATAATCGGGGACGGAGTGGAAACGGGGATAAACGCCAGCATCAATGTGGGCAGCATGATTGGCAACGGTACCTTTATCGGACCGGGGGCGGTGGCGAGTGGGGCGATTTTACCGGAATCAAGAATATTCTGA
- a CDS encoding NTP transferase domain-containing protein gives MKQAVILAAGEGQRLRPFTVNRPKVMLFIAGKPILQYVIEALAQKGVRDISLVVGYHKEQVLDYFGSGESFGVDLTYVNQDRQLGTAHALVQAKEAIKDDFLVLPGDNLIAADTIDRFTGVEPEAVLVKKVDNPMRYGVVTVQRGTVKEIQEKPEEAASHLVSTGIYAFSRAIFDFVEPQLDLPDVVNRMLSQGHKIKALETDGVWLDAVYPWDVLNLNAAVLQQVQAKSGGTIEAGVSLKGQVSIGKGTVIRSNSYIAGPAVIGEGCEIGPSVCIFPATSIGNNVVMAPFTEVKNSVIGNDVNIGSGSIIHDSVIDNSCSIGGQFAACSGQEEVTIDKEHHLVSFGAMLGEGCTLGNSVVAQPGVIVGNYSQIRSLKLISGRLPDRSLVV, from the coding sequence ATGAAACAAGCGGTTATTCTGGCCGCCGGCGAGGGACAGAGGCTGAGGCCATTTACCGTAAACCGGCCAAAAGTAATGCTGTTCATTGCCGGAAAGCCGATTCTGCAGTATGTGATTGAAGCACTGGCGCAGAAAGGTGTTCGTGATATCTCGCTGGTGGTTGGCTATCATAAAGAGCAGGTACTTGATTACTTCGGCTCCGGCGAGTCGTTCGGAGTTGACCTGACCTATGTCAATCAGGACCGTCAGCTGGGCACGGCGCACGCGCTGGTCCAGGCGAAAGAAGCCATCAAAGATGATTTCCTGGTCCTGCCCGGAGATAACCTGATTGCCGCCGATACCATTGACCGGTTTACCGGCGTTGAACCAGAGGCGGTGCTGGTGAAGAAAGTGGACAACCCGATGCGGTACGGCGTGGTAACCGTACAGCGCGGGACGGTGAAGGAAATCCAGGAAAAGCCGGAGGAAGCGGCCAGCCACCTGGTCAGCACCGGCATTTATGCCTTCAGCAGGGCAATTTTCGACTTTGTTGAGCCTCAACTCGACCTTCCTGACGTCGTGAACAGGATGCTCAGCCAGGGCCATAAAATCAAAGCCCTGGAAACCGATGGAGTATGGCTGGACGCGGTTTATCCCTGGGATGTGCTGAACCTCAATGCCGCCGTTCTGCAGCAGGTGCAGGCGAAATCAGGTGGTACGATTGAAGCTGGTGTTTCGCTCAAGGGCCAGGTCTCCATCGGGAAGGGTACGGTGATACGTTCCAATTCATATATTGCGGGGCCGGCCGTTATCGGGGAGGGCTGTGAAATCGGGCCCAGCGTCTGCATCTTTCCGGCGACCAGCATCGGTAATAACGTGGTCATGGCACCGTTTACCGAAGTGAAAAACAGCGTCATCGGCAACGATGTGAACATTGGGTCGGGCAGCATCATACATGACTCGGTCATTGATAATAGCTGTAGTATCGGCGGGCAGTTTGCGGCGTGCAGCGGCCAGGAGGAAGTTACTATTGATAAGGAACACCATCTGGTCAGCTTTGGGGCGATGCTCGGAGAGGGGTGCACGCTAGGCAACAGCGTGGTGGCTCAACCGGGTGTAATCGTCGGTAACTACAGCCAGATACGGTCGCTGAAACTCATCAGCGGTCGACTGCCTGACCGGAGTCTGGTGGTGTAG
- a CDS encoding site-2 protease family protein has product MGGAFSLGRIFGIQFRIHYSWFFIFVLITVSLSLQYFPYAYPEWSTPTYWLTGIATSLLFFTSVVAHELAHSLVGRANGIPVRSITLFIFGGVAHMAREATRHGAEFRMALAGPLASLVIGGLFFLLYLVLQSISETVAALAFWLAQINVVLALFNLIPGFPLDGGRVFRSLLWRFSGNYQRATRIAVEVGRSVGYLFILAGIVLMFIYPGRWFNGLWLAFIGLFLTYVATASYRQARWQAALQGVRVADVMTTTCPAISPDMTISRVVQDYIFVSGYQCFMVTADRELKGILTLQNIKSVDRKAWETASVSQVMTPVERLKVVQPDEEVLSVIEQMEEYGISQMPVASEGRIIGLVTRDDVLRLLYTRSRLGV; this is encoded by the coding sequence ATGGGCGGCGCATTTAGCTTAGGCAGGATTTTCGGTATCCAGTTCCGTATCCACTACAGCTGGTTCTTTATCTTCGTTTTAATCACCGTATCTCTCTCATTGCAGTACTTTCCCTACGCTTACCCCGAATGGAGCACGCCGACCTACTGGCTAACCGGCATAGCCACCAGCCTGCTTTTTTTCACCTCCGTGGTGGCGCATGAGCTGGCTCACAGCCTGGTTGGCCGGGCCAATGGTATCCCGGTGAGAAGCATAACCCTTTTTATATTTGGCGGGGTGGCTCATATGGCCCGTGAGGCAACCCGGCACGGGGCGGAGTTCAGAATGGCCCTGGCCGGCCCACTGGCGAGTCTGGTTATCGGCGGTCTTTTTTTCCTGCTCTACCTTGTGCTGCAAAGCATCAGTGAAACGGTCGCTGCTCTGGCGTTCTGGCTGGCACAGATTAACGTGGTGCTGGCCCTATTCAATCTCATCCCCGGGTTTCCCCTCGACGGCGGTCGCGTCTTTCGCTCCCTTTTATGGCGCTTCAGCGGCAATTACCAGCGCGCCACTCGCATTGCCGTCGAGGTTGGGCGGAGCGTTGGCTATCTTTTTATACTTGCTGGCATCGTTCTGATGTTTATCTACCCGGGGCGCTGGTTTAACGGCCTCTGGCTGGCATTTATCGGCTTGTTCCTGACCTATGTGGCCACGGCCAGCTACCGGCAGGCGCGGTGGCAGGCGGCCCTGCAGGGAGTCAGAGTGGCTGATGTTATGACCACCACCTGCCCGGCGATATCTCCGGACATGACCATCAGCCGTGTGGTTCAGGACTATATCTTCGTCAGCGGGTATCAATGCTTCATGGTTACCGCCGACCGGGAACTAAAGGGCATATTGACCCTGCAGAATATCAAGTCGGTTGACCGGAAGGCATGGGAAACTGCATCGGTGAGCCAGGTCATGACGCCAGTGGAGCGATTAAAGGTAGTCCAGCCCGACGAGGAAGTGCTGAGTGTTATCGAACAGATGGAGGAGTACGGTATCAGCCAGATGCCGGTGGCGAGCGAAGGCAGAATCATCGGCCTGGTCACGCGCGATGATGTGCTGAGGCTTCTCTATACCCGTTCCAGACTCGGCGTATAG
- the glmS gene encoding glutamine--fructose-6-phosphate transaminase (isomerizing), with protein MCGIVGYIGERQAKPILLNCLARLEYRGYDSCGIAVASGGLQVHKDAVRVQALKEQLPRRVEGKIGIGHTRWATHGAPSLVNAHPHCDCTGKIAVVHNGVINNYQQLRQQLIEEGHTFASETDTEVIPHLIEKYYKGDLEKAVAGALDEMEGSYAIAVLVADKPELIAARKDSPLIIGVGDGENFIASDVPAVLDYTSRVIYLEDDDMAVVTREGVQVKRNGEAVDRKPQQVTWSVEDAQKGGYEHFMLKEIHEQPKVIRDTIRAYLTMDETMADWDILKEGGEGEILLLACGTSYHAALVGKYILEQLFKVPVRTELASEFGYLGQSSSRSQAIVITQSGETADALKAIKRLKSEGCPVTVVTNVVGSSATRLADQVVYTTAGPEISVAATKSYTAQLMALYWMTLPFARIDLRRKDSLVMELRQLPGKVQHILDDEVKIAQHAAQIASYDHVFFIGRGINYPVALEGALKLKEISYIHAEGYAAGELKHGPFALLSSQSPVVAVVAPDNTYDAMLTNIKEVKARGSPVIALVEEGDEVVEEVADSVITVPKVDPLFSPVVNTVVLQLLAYYAAKERGCPIDFPRNLAKSVTVE; from the coding sequence ATGTGCGGTATCGTTGGCTATATCGGGGAAAGACAGGCCAAGCCGATCCTCCTAAATTGTCTGGCTCGGCTGGAGTATCGCGGCTATGACTCATGCGGGATTGCGGTGGCCAGCGGCGGGCTGCAGGTACACAAGGATGCGGTCAGGGTACAGGCCCTGAAAGAGCAGCTTCCACGGCGTGTCGAAGGGAAAATCGGTATCGGGCATACACGGTGGGCCACCCATGGAGCGCCGTCGTTGGTAAACGCCCATCCGCACTGCGACTGCACGGGAAAAATCGCCGTGGTGCATAATGGCGTGATTAACAACTACCAGCAGTTGCGTCAGCAGCTTATAGAAGAGGGGCACACCTTTGCTTCCGAAACGGATACCGAAGTCATCCCTCACCTTATCGAGAAATATTATAAAGGCGACCTGGAGAAGGCGGTGGCAGGGGCGCTTGATGAGATGGAAGGCTCATATGCCATCGCCGTGCTCGTAGCAGACAAGCCCGAGCTTATCGCGGCGCGGAAGGACAGCCCGTTGATTATCGGGGTTGGTGATGGGGAGAACTTCATCGCCTCGGATGTGCCCGCCGTGCTGGACTACACCAGCCGGGTCATCTATCTGGAAGATGATGATATGGCTGTGGTTACCAGGGAAGGCGTTCAGGTAAAGAGAAATGGAGAGGCGGTTGACCGGAAACCGCAGCAGGTAACCTGGAGCGTGGAGGATGCGCAGAAGGGTGGCTACGAGCACTTCATGCTCAAGGAAATCCACGAGCAACCGAAGGTGATACGGGATACCATCAGAGCCTACCTGACAATGGATGAAACGATGGCTGATTGGGATATTCTTAAGGAGGGCGGTGAGGGGGAAATACTCTTGCTGGCCTGTGGTACTTCTTATCACGCCGCTCTGGTCGGGAAATATATTTTGGAGCAGCTGTTTAAAGTCCCGGTCAGGACCGAATTGGCTTCCGAGTTTGGCTATCTGGGGCAGAGCTCATCTCGAAGTCAGGCCATTGTCATCACGCAGTCGGGAGAGACCGCCGACGCCCTGAAAGCCATTAAAAGGCTCAAGAGTGAAGGATGCCCGGTAACCGTGGTCACCAATGTCGTCGGCAGCTCCGCCACACGCCTCGCCGACCAGGTTGTCTACACAACGGCAGGCCCGGAGATAAGCGTCGCCGCAACCAAGAGCTATACCGCCCAGCTTATGGCTTTATACTGGATGACGCTCCCCTTTGCCCGAATCGACCTGAGGCGAAAAGACAGCCTCGTCATGGAGTTAAGACAGTTGCCCGGCAAGGTGCAGCATATTCTGGACGATGAGGTAAAAATCGCGCAGCACGCCGCGCAAATTGCCAGCTACGACCATGTCTTCTTCATCGGGCGGGGGATTAACTATCCGGTAGCCCTGGAAGGGGCGCTGAAACTGAAGGAAATCTCGTACATTCATGCCGAGGGTTATGCGGCTGGAGAATTGAAGCACGGTCCCTTTGCCCTGCTCAGCAGCCAGTCACCGGTGGTGGCGGTCGTGGCGCCGGATAATACCTATGATGCCATGTTGACCAACATCAAGGAGGTCAAGGCCAGAGGCTCTCCGGTAATCGCGCTGGTCGAGGAAGGCGACGAGGTCGTTGAAGAAGTGGCCGATTCGGTAATCACGGTGCCGAAGGTCGACCCGCTGTTTTCTCCGGTGGTCAATACCGTTGTCCTGCAGTTGCTGGCCTACTATGCAGCTAAAGAGCGAGGCTGCCCCATAGATTTCCCGCGGAACCTGGCGAAGAGCGTCACCGTGGAGTAG